One Echinicola strongylocentroti DNA window includes the following coding sequences:
- a CDS encoding electron transfer flavoprotein subunit beta/FixA family protein: MKILVCITHVPDTTSKIQFTDNNTKFDKNGVQFIIGPYDDYALARAVELRDQTGGKLTVLNVGEAETEPTLRKALAIGADEAIRVNAFPSDSLFVANQIAHYAKEGGYDLILMGRESIDFNGGMVHGMVAETLGMPSVSPVMKLDLEGEVAKISREIEGGKEQLEVKLPFVAGCQEPIAEWKIPNMRGIMSARTKPLNVVEAVSDEAATETVGYELPPAKGAVKLIDKDNVQELVQLLQTDAKVL; this comes from the coding sequence ATGAAAATTCTGGTTTGTATTACACACGTGCCGGATACCACATCCAAAATCCAATTTACAGACAATAACACTAAATTTGATAAAAACGGTGTTCAGTTTATTATTGGGCCTTATGATGACTATGCACTTGCCAGAGCGGTGGAGCTTCGTGATCAGACGGGTGGCAAGCTCACGGTACTTAATGTAGGCGAAGCCGAAACTGAGCCAACCTTAAGGAAAGCCTTGGCGATCGGTGCCGATGAGGCCATTCGAGTAAATGCCTTTCCTTCCGATTCACTATTTGTGGCCAATCAAATCGCTCATTATGCCAAGGAAGGCGGCTATGATTTGATCTTGATGGGCAGGGAGTCGATCGATTTTAATGGCGGTATGGTACATGGGATGGTAGCTGAAACCCTCGGTATGCCATCTGTCTCTCCTGTGATGAAACTGGACTTAGAAGGAGAAGTAGCGAAGATTTCTCGTGAAATAGAAGGTGGAAAAGAACAGTTGGAAGTGAAGCTGCCTTTTGTGGCGGGATGTCAAGAACCCATTGCAGAATGGAAGATTCCCAATATGCGGGGAATAATGTCCGCACGTACCAAGCCCTTGAACGTGGTAGAGGCAGTTAGTGATGAAGCAGCTACTGAGACGGTCGGTTATGAACTGCCACCTGCAAAAGGGGCTGTAAAGCTGATCGATAAGGACAATGTGCAAGAGTTGGTGCAATTGCTGCAGACCGATGCTAAAGTTCTTTAA
- a CDS encoding electron transfer flavoprotein subunit alpha/FixB family protein — MSILVYIEHAEGAIKKTSLEAVSYASALAEKEGKEVVAVALGAIEENELAKAGTAGAQKVLHIADEKLNAGVIQAHASAVAQAYEKAGADTLVLAKSSLGDAVAARLSVKLKAGLASNVVALPDEDGGYKVKRSIYTGKAFTSTLITTPHKILAVKKNAVPLKEYGGAATVEALDVTLEEGDFAAKITSTDKATGEISLPEADIIVSGGRGMKGPENWNLIEDLAKAMGAATGCSKPVSDSGWRPHHEHVGQTGVKVAPSLYVAVGISGAIQHLAGVNASKNIVVINKDPEAPFFKAADYGIVGDAFEILPKLTEAIKAIK, encoded by the coding sequence ATGTCTATTTTAGTATATATAGAGCACGCAGAAGGTGCTATCAAAAAAACATCACTAGAAGCAGTCTCTTATGCGAGCGCCTTGGCCGAAAAAGAAGGCAAGGAGGTAGTGGCTGTTGCGCTGGGAGCCATCGAAGAGAATGAGCTGGCAAAAGCTGGTACAGCAGGAGCACAAAAAGTACTGCACATAGCCGATGAAAAACTCAATGCCGGTGTGATCCAAGCTCATGCCAGTGCGGTAGCCCAAGCGTACGAAAAAGCAGGTGCGGATACCTTGGTATTGGCCAAATCTTCTCTTGGAGACGCTGTGGCAGCTCGGCTGTCAGTGAAGCTAAAAGCTGGATTGGCTTCCAATGTGGTCGCTTTACCTGATGAAGATGGTGGATATAAAGTGAAAAGGAGCATTTATACCGGCAAGGCATTTACCAGTACCCTTATCACTACACCCCATAAGATACTTGCAGTAAAGAAAAATGCCGTTCCTCTTAAAGAATACGGTGGCGCTGCCACAGTAGAAGCGCTTGATGTGACATTGGAAGAGGGGGATTTTGCTGCCAAGATTACTTCGACGGATAAGGCTACAGGTGAGATTTCGCTGCCGGAAGCAGATATTATCGTATCGGGAGGTCGCGGCATGAAAGGCCCTGAAAACTGGAACCTTATCGAAGATCTCGCAAAAGCAATGGGAGCGGCTACTGGGTGTTCCAAGCCCGTTTCTGATAGTGGCTGGAGACCTCACCATGAGCACGTAGGACAGACAGGTGTAAAAGTAGCACCAAGTTTATACGTAGCAGTTGGAATTTCAGGCGCTATTCAACATCTTGCAGGTGTAAACGCTTCCAAAAACATTGTAGTGATCAATAAAGATCCGGAAGCACCATTTTTCAAGGCTGCAGACTATGGGATAGTTGGTGATGCTTTTGAAATTTTGCCAAAACTTACAGAGGCTATCAAAGCAATAAAATAA
- a CDS encoding bifunctional nuclease family protein, whose protein sequence is MENTVELEILGLSSNHSQSGSFTLVMGETTGTRRLPIVIGMFEAQAIAIEIEKIVPNRPMTHDLFKSFASNFGFSVGYILVSDMREGVFYAKIVCKDGKKNVEIDARPSDAIAIAVRFDAPIYCENKVMSEAAIEFNEEEEGKGDEKAKPEGKKVASAKPRQHEPLKDYSLDKLNQMLDKAINSEDYEQAARIRDEINRRN, encoded by the coding sequence GTGGAGAACACAGTAGAACTAGAAATATTAGGTTTATCATCGAATCACTCCCAGTCAGGCTCATTTACACTGGTGATGGGAGAGACTACTGGCACGAGAAGGTTGCCGATTGTCATTGGGATGTTTGAGGCGCAAGCTATTGCCATCGAAATAGAAAAGATCGTTCCCAATCGTCCCATGACACATGATTTGTTCAAATCTTTTGCGAGCAATTTTGGGTTTTCGGTGGGGTACATCTTGGTTTCGGACATGAGAGAGGGTGTTTTTTATGCCAAAATTGTCTGCAAGGATGGGAAGAAAAATGTGGAAATAGATGCGAGGCCTTCTGATGCTATAGCAATAGCTGTCCGTTTTGATGCTCCTATCTATTGTGAAAACAAAGTAATGTCTGAGGCTGCTATCGAATTCAATGAAGAAGAGGAAGGAAAAGGAGATGAAAAGGCCAAGCCTGAGGGTAAGAAAGTAGCTTCTGCCAAACCTCGGCAGCACGAACCCCTCAAGGATTATAGCTTGGATAAGCTTAACCAAATGCTTGATAAGGCCATAAACAGTGAGGATTATGAACAAGCTGCCCGGATCAGAGATGAGATAAACCGAAGGAATTAA
- a CDS encoding NupC/NupG family nucleoside CNT transporter has protein sequence MDYLRGVIGIVALLGVAFLFSANRKSVDWRLVGIGVVLQIVFGFLITKVAFVEKVFASVSGAFVKLLSFAQAGAIFLFGDLATDSFGTIFAFQVLPTIIFFSTVSAGLYYLGVLQKIVYGIAWVMARTMKLSGAESLSAAGNIFLGQTEAPLLVRPFIPTMTRSELMCLMTGGMATIAGGVLAAYVAFLGGDDPAEQSKFASYLLGASIMNAPAAIVMSKLIIPETNKENLNDKLQVNSDGMGVNLIDAMSIGASDGLKLALNVGGMLLAFIAVIAMLNYLLSGVLGDMTGLNEIVVSSTNGRFDGFSLEYILGQVFRVFAWLMGVEWQDTLQVGSLLGQKTVINEFVAYSDLSSMKAEGNLSPKSIIIATYALCGFSNFSSIAIQVGGIGSIAPGQQGDLSKLGMHALLAATLACMMTATIAGMLFS, from the coding sequence ATGGATTATTTGAGAGGTGTAATAGGGATTGTAGCGCTTCTGGGCGTTGCTTTTCTTTTTTCAGCAAATAGAAAATCGGTGGATTGGAGATTAGTGGGGATCGGCGTGGTGTTGCAGATAGTGTTTGGGTTTTTGATTACAAAAGTGGCGTTTGTTGAAAAAGTTTTTGCCAGTGTGAGTGGTGCTTTTGTCAAGCTATTGAGCTTTGCGCAAGCTGGAGCGATTTTTCTTTTTGGTGATTTGGCCACAGATTCGTTTGGGACCATATTTGCCTTTCAGGTATTGCCTACTATTATTTTCTTTTCGACAGTCTCTGCTGGGCTCTATTATTTAGGTGTCTTACAGAAAATCGTATATGGCATCGCTTGGGTGATGGCTCGTACCATGAAGCTTTCTGGTGCAGAAAGCCTTTCAGCAGCAGGTAACATATTCCTAGGTCAGACGGAGGCACCGCTGCTCGTCAGGCCTTTTATTCCTACGATGACCCGATCTGAACTGATGTGCCTCATGACCGGAGGCATGGCCACCATTGCGGGAGGCGTGTTGGCTGCGTATGTGGCATTTCTAGGAGGAGACGATCCCGCAGAACAAAGTAAATTCGCATCTTACCTATTGGGAGCAAGCATTATGAATGCCCCCGCTGCTATAGTAATGTCAAAGTTGATCATCCCTGAGACCAATAAGGAAAACTTGAATGATAAGCTGCAAGTGAACAGCGATGGTATGGGGGTAAACTTAATCGATGCCATGTCGATAGGAGCTTCCGATGGGTTGAAGTTGGCATTGAATGTAGGCGGGATGTTGCTTGCCTTTATAGCTGTGATTGCGATGCTCAACTACCTTTTGTCGGGTGTGTTGGGGGACATGACTGGGCTTAATGAAATAGTGGTCAGTTCTACCAATGGTAGATTTGATGGGTTTTCGTTGGAGTATATCCTAGGTCAAGTTTTTCGTGTATTTGCTTGGTTGATGGGCGTGGAGTGGCAGGACACCCTTCAGGTTGGCTCGCTGTTAGGTCAGAAAACAGTGATCAACGAGTTTGTGGCATATTCTGATTTATCATCCATGAAAGCGGAAGGTAACTTATCTCCAAAATCAATCATCATTGCTACCTATGCCCTTTGTGGGTTTTCTAACTTTAGCTCCATTGCCATCCAAGTGGGGGGGATCGGGAGCATTGCACCGGGACAGCAAGGTGATCTTTCAAAACTGGGCATGCATGCGCTTTTAGCAGCGACATTGGCCTGTATGATGACTGCGACGATAGCGGGAATGTTATTTAGTTAG
- a CDS encoding peptidylprolyl isomerase, producing MKTAEIITEKGTMKVEFYEKDAPNTVKNFVDLSQKGFYDGLTFHRVIPNFVIQGGCPKGNGAGGPGYTIDCELDGDNQHHERGVLSMAHAGRNTGGSQFFVCHSRDNTAHLDRNHTCFGKVVEGLDVIDQIRQGDKIEKIIISETE from the coding sequence ATGAAAACAGCAGAAATAATAACAGAAAAAGGGACCATGAAGGTGGAGTTTTATGAAAAAGACGCTCCCAATACGGTTAAGAATTTTGTAGACCTCTCTCAAAAAGGATTTTACGATGGACTTACCTTTCACCGAGTAATTCCAAACTTCGTTATCCAAGGAGGCTGTCCCAAAGGGAATGGCGCAGGCGGACCTGGATACACCATTGATTGTGAACTAGATGGAGATAACCAGCACCATGAACGTGGCGTCCTATCGATGGCCCATGCTGGTAGAAACACCGGTGGCTCGCAATTTTTCGTTTGTCATAGCAGGGACAATACCGCTCACTTGGACAGAAACCATACGTGTTTTGGAAAAGTCGTAGAAGGCCTGGATGTAATTGACCAAATCCGCCAAGGCGACAAAATCGAAAAAATCATTATTTCTGAAACAGAATAA
- the pckA gene encoding phosphoenolpyruvate carboxykinase (ATP), whose amino-acid sequence MFSTSPTTDQSQLHEQLDNGQVKLNLTPAELLEQSLARKEGTLTDTGALMTDTGKFTGRSPKDRYIVSDETTKGNIWWGSINIPLSESHFDNILDRMCSYLKKSPLYARDVYAGADARYRLNIRVYTTLAWHNLFCHNMFLRPDQEELQHFKPEYTVICIPEFEADPFVDGTRGKNFTIIHLSKKIILIGGTAYAGEIKKGIFSVMNYLLPLKEKVLSMHCSANIGKAGDTAVFFGLSGTGKTTLSADPERKLVGDDEHGWTNNGIFNFEGGCYAKVVDINRDREPEIWDAIKYGAILENTRYFPGTRTVDYTDKHLTENTRTAYPLHHIQNAIVPPLGTIPKNIFLLTADAFGVIPPISKLNNSQAMYHFISGYTSKVAGTEMGISEPKKTFSACFGAAFLPLHPTMYATLFGKKMKDHDVNVWLVNTGWTGGSFGIGTRIKLSYTRAMITAALEGNLKNVTYRTHEIFNVAIPQTCPNVPSNLLNPRDTWENPLEYDHKAHQLALAFAENFKQFEDFASGEIMAGAPNS is encoded by the coding sequence ATGTTCAGTACAAGCCCTACTACTGATCAGTCGCAATTGCACGAGCAATTGGACAATGGTCAGGTAAAACTCAATCTTACTCCAGCTGAACTCCTCGAGCAGTCTCTCGCGAGAAAAGAAGGCACCCTTACAGACACTGGTGCTCTGATGACTGACACAGGAAAATTCACAGGAAGATCCCCAAAGGACCGATATATCGTTTCTGACGAGACGACCAAAGGAAATATTTGGTGGGGAAGTATCAATATTCCTCTTTCGGAATCTCATTTTGACAATATCCTCGATAGGATGTGCTCTTATCTCAAAAAATCACCCCTCTACGCAAGAGATGTTTATGCAGGGGCTGACGCAAGGTACAGACTAAACATTCGGGTTTACACTACGTTGGCTTGGCATAATTTATTTTGCCATAACATGTTCCTGAGACCTGACCAGGAAGAATTACAACACTTCAAACCCGAATATACGGTAATCTGTATCCCTGAATTCGAAGCAGATCCATTTGTAGATGGTACCAGAGGAAAGAACTTCACCATTATCCATCTCAGTAAAAAAATAATATTGATCGGTGGCACTGCCTATGCTGGCGAGATCAAAAAAGGGATCTTTTCCGTCATGAATTACCTCTTGCCATTAAAAGAAAAGGTATTGTCCATGCATTGTTCGGCAAACATCGGTAAGGCTGGTGATACCGCAGTATTCTTTGGATTGTCCGGAACAGGAAAGACCACACTGTCCGCAGACCCCGAAAGAAAACTCGTAGGAGACGATGAGCATGGCTGGACCAATAACGGAATATTTAATTTTGAAGGAGGATGCTACGCAAAAGTAGTGGATATCAACAGAGACCGAGAACCCGAAATCTGGGATGCCATTAAGTACGGGGCTATCCTGGAAAACACCCGCTACTTTCCCGGAACCAGGACCGTAGACTATACGGATAAGCACCTCACGGAAAATACCCGAACGGCCTATCCTCTCCATCACATACAAAATGCGATTGTACCACCCTTGGGCACTATTCCCAAAAACATCTTCTTGCTCACCGCGGATGCCTTTGGAGTGATACCTCCCATCTCAAAACTCAACAATAGCCAAGCAATGTACCATTTCATTTCAGGATATACCTCAAAAGTAGCAGGCACGGAAATGGGCATTTCTGAACCAAAAAAAACATTTTCTGCTTGTTTTGGTGCGGCATTCTTACCACTTCACCCCACAATGTATGCTACACTATTCGGTAAGAAAATGAAAGATCATGACGTCAATGTCTGGTTGGTCAATACTGGCTGGACGGGTGGTTCTTTCGGCATTGGCACACGCATAAAGCTAAGCTACACAAGGGCAATGATCACTGCAGCCCTGGAAGGCAACTTAAAAAATGTAACTTACCGAACCCACGAGATATTCAATGTAGCCATTCCCCAAACCTGCCCTAATGTCCCTAGTAACCTACTCAATCCAAGGGACACATGGGAAAATCCTTTGGAGTATGACCACAAAGCTCACCAACTGGCCTTGGCCTTTGCAGAAAACTTCAAACAATTCGAGGACTTCGCATCTGGTGAAATCATGGCGGGAGCTCCCAACTCATAA
- a CDS encoding peptide MFS transporter, translating to MLQNEETKNHEIDRGFDGPSMFGHPRGLMTLFFTEMWERFSYYGMRALLILFMTTAVIDGGLGFDDKTSGAIYGLYTMGVYLLALPGGWLADRLLGLKKSVWYGGIIIALGHFTMGLPGILSLLDGGHEATSALSSLDTTSFFLGLILIVVGTGLLKPNISSIVGQLYHDGSSKRDAGFSIFYMGINIGGFIAPIICSTFAEIDWHLGFGAAGFGMILGLIQYRLTSGTLRGKGDLAEPQSEEEIAHRRRLRLFTFLTVVVVAVVLFLMFQGVIVINAAMIADASYKVIGVVAAAFFIYILLFGGLTRDEKKKVGVIAILLCFGALFWSGFEQAGSTLNLFAERFTDRQVMGWEIPSGYFQSANSLFIVIFAPIFAALWVWLAKRHLEPSSPIKFAFGLLLLGVGFLVMYFAAKVAASGDMAAPSWLLFTYLFHTFGELSLSPVGLSLTTKLAPKKFQGQMMGMWFLSVALGNLVAGIIAGEASGETKEAVAEMPDQYMLIVMVSVGAGLLLLLITKPIRKLMGNVR from the coding sequence ATGTTACAGAACGAAGAAACGAAAAACCACGAAATTGACAGAGGTTTTGATGGGCCATCCATGTTTGGCCATCCGAGAGGATTGATGACATTGTTTTTTACCGAAATGTGGGAGCGCTTCAGTTATTATGGAATGAGGGCGCTTTTGATCTTGTTTATGACCACTGCGGTAATAGACGGGGGGCTTGGTTTTGATGACAAGACATCCGGTGCTATATATGGTTTGTACACCATGGGAGTTTACCTTTTGGCATTACCGGGAGGCTGGCTTGCTGACAGGCTTCTAGGACTTAAAAAATCGGTGTGGTATGGTGGGATTATCATTGCCTTAGGGCATTTCACTATGGGATTACCGGGGATTCTTTCACTTTTGGATGGAGGTCATGAAGCAACATCAGCGTTGAGCTCCTTGGATACGACTTCCTTCTTTTTAGGTTTGATTCTAATCGTAGTAGGGACGGGGCTTCTGAAACCGAATATCAGTTCTATCGTTGGGCAGTTGTACCATGACGGTAGCTCCAAGCGTGACGCAGGTTTTTCCATTTTTTATATGGGGATCAATATCGGTGGATTTATTGCACCGATTATTTGTAGTACTTTTGCGGAAATTGACTGGCATTTAGGTTTTGGAGCTGCAGGCTTTGGTATGATCCTAGGGTTGATTCAGTATAGGTTGACTTCAGGGACGCTAAGGGGCAAGGGAGACTTGGCAGAGCCGCAGTCAGAGGAAGAGATCGCCCATAGGAGGAGGTTAAGGTTATTTACATTCCTTACGGTAGTAGTAGTAGCGGTTGTGCTTTTTCTAATGTTTCAAGGAGTAATAGTCATTAATGCTGCAATGATAGCTGACGCTTCTTATAAAGTGATTGGAGTCGTCGCTGCGGCGTTCTTTATTTATATTTTACTGTTTGGAGGCTTGACCAGGGATGAAAAGAAGAAAGTAGGCGTAATTGCTATTTTGCTTTGTTTTGGTGCCCTATTTTGGTCTGGATTTGAGCAGGCTGGCTCCACGCTGAATCTTTTTGCTGAACGGTTTACAGATCGGCAAGTGATGGGATGGGAGATACCATCAGGGTATTTCCAGTCAGCAAACTCCTTATTTATAGTGATTTTTGCCCCGATTTTTGCTGCATTATGGGTTTGGCTGGCCAAGCGGCATTTGGAGCCGAGTTCACCGATCAAATTTGCCTTTGGTCTGTTGTTGTTAGGGGTTGGGTTTTTGGTGATGTATTTTGCTGCGAAGGTAGCTGCTTCAGGTGATATGGCAGCGCCCAGTTGGCTACTGTTCACCTATCTATTTCACACTTTTGGCGAGCTGAGTTTGAGTCCGGTGGGTTTAAGCCTTACGACTAAGCTTGCGCCGAAGAAGTTTCAGGGACAAATGATGGGCATGTGGTTCTTGTCCGTGGCACTAGGAAACCTCGTAGCGGGGATTATAGCTGGAGAGGCCAGTGGAGAAACCAAAGAGGCTGTAGCCGAAATGCCCGATCAATATATGTTGATCGTAATGGTGTCCGTGGGAGCAGGGCTGCTTCTTTTACTGATCACCAAGCCAATTAGAAAATTAATGGGAAATGTAAGATAA
- a CDS encoding undecaprenyl-phosphate glucose phosphotransferase: MNNANKIVAGFFFIWDTVILGITFLVSLYIFKDTGVQGLDWALFLGLVSIWFVIVKWRKLYFFDLNGDFSKRILNYLKSSAILVVVLGLVYLLFTFPPTFRKVVLSFSIGFPLIGIVTNFVILSIINRLKNNGGVGKNVLVTGQGEMVGRVNSYFKENPNKGYQVKGMVKYQNAPEPQLAGEESYIGDLDTMGDYLKENPVDEVIVAMPIQYSEEIKRILTTADYYGTRVRFVPDYQNLLGEECKVVRQGNMDMINVRQMPLDDKLSFFIKECFDWCFSSLILLMLSPLFFVIVLLIKLDSPGPAFYCPVRIGKGGKPFRVFKFRTMKENDNTGKASTVENDPRITKVGKFLRKYSIDELPQFANVFMGDMSVVGPRPHRSYLNEEFQRSVDKAMVRHYFKPGVTGWAQVSGWRGPTETAEQKEQRIAHDLWYLKNWSMKLDIKIIYLTIFGRKTHGTAF; this comes from the coding sequence ATGAATAATGCTAATAAAATTGTCGCGGGTTTTTTCTTCATTTGGGACACCGTAATATTAGGGATTACTTTCCTCGTTTCACTATATATCTTTAAAGACACTGGTGTGCAAGGGTTGGATTGGGCTCTTTTCTTGGGTTTGGTCTCTATTTGGTTTGTTATTGTTAAGTGGAGAAAGCTATATTTCTTTGATCTTAATGGGGACTTTTCCAAAAGGATTTTAAACTACCTAAAATCAAGTGCCATTCTGGTGGTGGTGCTAGGTTTAGTGTACTTGCTATTTACCTTTCCTCCCACCTTTAGGAAAGTAGTACTTTCCTTTTCCATAGGATTTCCTCTGATCGGGATTGTTACCAATTTCGTGATTTTGAGTATAATCAATAGATTAAAGAACAACGGAGGGGTTGGTAAGAATGTGTTGGTGACTGGGCAAGGAGAAATGGTCGGAAGAGTGAATTCTTACTTTAAGGAAAACCCCAACAAGGGATACCAGGTGAAGGGCATGGTTAAATACCAGAATGCACCTGAGCCACAATTGGCCGGAGAAGAAAGTTATATTGGTGACTTGGATACTATGGGGGACTATCTTAAAGAGAATCCAGTAGACGAAGTAATCGTGGCTATGCCAATACAGTATTCCGAAGAAATCAAGAGAATATTGACCACTGCAGATTATTACGGTACAAGAGTGAGGTTTGTGCCCGATTATCAAAACTTGTTGGGTGAAGAATGTAAGGTGGTTCGCCAAGGGAACATGGACATGATCAATGTTAGACAAATGCCATTAGACGATAAGCTTTCCTTTTTCATAAAGGAATGTTTTGATTGGTGTTTTTCGAGTTTGATTTTGTTGATGTTGTCCCCATTGTTTTTTGTAATTGTTCTACTGATTAAACTTGATAGTCCGGGACCGGCATTTTATTGTCCGGTTAGGATAGGAAAAGGGGGGAAGCCTTTTAGGGTTTTTAAGTTCAGAACGATGAAAGAAAATGATAATACTGGAAAAGCCTCTACAGTCGAAAACGACCCTCGTATCACAAAGGTGGGTAAGTTTCTTAGAAAATACAGTATCGATGAATTGCCGCAATTTGCCAATGTCTTCATGGGTGATATGAGTGTGGTGGGCCCTAGGCCTCACCGTTCATACTTGAACGAAGAGTTTCAACGTAGTGTAGATAAAGCCATGGTGAGACATTACTTTAAGCCTGGGGTGACAGGATGGGCTCAAGTGAGTGGCTGGAGAGGTCCTACTGAGACAGCTGAGCAAAAAGAGCAGCGCATAGCTCATGACCTTTGGTACCTTAAAAACTGGTCAATGAAATTAGATATCAAAATAATATATTTAACCATTTTTGGTCGTAAAACACACGGGACTGCTTTTTGA
- a CDS encoding polysaccharide lyase, with protein sequence MKSITTLPCKSFLAGLTTVFFVSSCQLDESQQLEVQESEEVAEVTTKLSGLLFSEDFEGDDPLRGVHYQGAEDYSLRVVSWRSFEGDKSAMFRLTSSDDMVANGTRSEILVNDKASSQDMWYSFAVYFPEDGYEYDKTNESISQWRQSSGGPSLSLRTAKDELYIRVVSPKDEDKWETINLGPIIKDEWTEFAFHVQHSSDSDGSVEVWRDGNKILNYKGPNLYKGRGLPHWKVGIYKSIWNYTKTDSDIRAIYMDNIRYGDQNVSLSDLVTGSILNLADVVINNPKEPKLIIANAHTESLWEDLHPGKIIYFSRLGTNKFSLYADVDERVESVRFDLYRETSNGYKLIHSLHDGGYPFLLFGDNGKGNFYYGNNFLESGRYKVEFAAFADEKGVIPIGDKTSSTFKIY encoded by the coding sequence ATGAAATCTATTACCACTTTACCTTGCAAGAGTTTTCTTGCGGGGCTAACTACAGTCTTTTTTGTGAGTTCTTGCCAACTAGATGAATCACAGCAATTAGAAGTACAGGAGAGTGAAGAAGTAGCAGAAGTTACTACTAAATTGTCCGGTTTATTATTTTCCGAAGACTTTGAAGGGGATGATCCTCTCAGAGGAGTGCATTACCAAGGAGCCGAAGATTATAGCTTAAGGGTCGTTTCTTGGCGATCATTTGAAGGGGACAAATCAGCCATGTTCAGGTTGACTTCATCAGACGATATGGTTGCTAACGGAACTAGATCCGAAATATTGGTCAATGATAAGGCATCTTCTCAGGATATGTGGTACAGCTTTGCTGTTTATTTTCCAGAGGATGGTTACGAATATGATAAGACCAATGAATCTATTTCACAGTGGAGACAAAGCTCTGGCGGACCATCACTGTCCTTAAGAACCGCTAAAGATGAGCTATACATCCGTGTCGTATCTCCTAAGGATGAAGATAAATGGGAAACCATTAACTTAGGCCCTATAATAAAAGATGAATGGACAGAATTTGCTTTTCACGTCCAGCATTCATCTGACAGTGACGGTTCTGTTGAGGTCTGGAGAGATGGGAATAAAATCCTCAACTATAAAGGCCCTAACCTGTACAAAGGACGAGGACTTCCCCATTGGAAAGTAGGTATTTACAAATCAATCTGGAATTATACAAAAACTGATAGTGATATTCGCGCAATATATATGGATAATATCAGATATGGTGATCAGAATGTATCATTATCAGATTTGGTTACAGGAAGTATTCTAAATTTAGCAGATGTTGTAATTAATAATCCTAAAGAACCAAAATTAATTATTGCTAATGCTCATACAGAATCACTATGGGAAGATTTACATCCAGGAAAGATAATCTATTTTTCTAGGTTAGGTACGAATAAATTTAGTTTATATGCTGATGTTGATGAAAGAGTTGAAAGCGTTAGATTTGATTTGTATAGAGAAACTAGCAATGGGTATAAATTGATTCATTCTCTGCATGATGGCGGGTATCCATTCCTTCTATTTGGAGATAATGGAAAAGGAAATTTCTATTATGGGAATAATTTTCTTGAGTCAGGAAGGTACAAAGTAGAGTTTGCTGCATTTGCTGATGAGAAGGGTGTAATACCAATTGGAGATAAAACGTCTTCGACATTTAAAATTTATTGA
- a CDS encoding serine O-acetyltransferase, whose product MDIIKTKADLKRVLKVEKEKLNIKRPFIMRITYSEGYRVYRFFKNLRYLEYYLNKKKFLWDYIPLAWRYWNHRRMKLKYSFYIHPNTLDEGFHLVHSGFVRVAVFAKIGKNCTVLPRVLIGKKKPGIDNPEVNIGDNCYIGTGVTILGPINIGNNVTIAAGSVVTQDVPDNCIIGGIPAKVLKHKNPAEASPTEVPMEALKK is encoded by the coding sequence ATGGACATTATAAAAACCAAAGCAGATTTAAAAAGGGTATTGAAAGTTGAAAAGGAGAAACTTAATATAAAAAGGCCCTTTATCATGCGAATCACTTATTCTGAAGGCTATAGGGTTTATCGCTTTTTCAAAAATCTCAGGTATTTGGAATATTACCTCAACAAAAAGAAGTTTTTGTGGGACTATATTCCTTTGGCATGGAGGTACTGGAACCATAGGAGAATGAAACTGAAATACAGCTTTTACATTCACCCAAACACGCTTGATGAAGGCTTTCATCTGGTTCACTCGGGCTTTGTAAGAGTGGCTGTCTTTGCTAAAATAGGTAAAAACTGTACTGTCCTTCCCCGGGTACTCATCGGTAAAAAAAAGCCGGGAATAGATAACCCTGAAGTAAATATAGGAGACAACTGTTATATAGGAACAGGTGTGACCATCCTAGGACCAATTAATATAGGAAACAATGTCACGATAGCAGCTGGCAGTGTGGTCACTCAAGACGTCCCGGACAATTGCATCATCGGAGGAATACCAGCAAAAGTCCTAAAGCATAAAAATCCCGCAGAAGCAAGCCCTACTGAAGTACCTATGGAAGCCCTCAAAAAGTAA